A DNA window from Deltaproteobacteria bacterium contains the following coding sequences:
- a CDS encoding aryl-sulfate sulfotransferase has product MSVNMKLVTTHDPSRAYEGYTLFGPMGSRDVYLVDMKGNFVHHWRTPHKLSLQGKLLRNGNLLVGQRIPDGPIVDMPGSGGELLELDWEGNVVWRYEDLYINSHDWDRMDNGNTMISHWMPLPEEVAARVKGGLPGSERDGVIWGDCFREITPGGEIVWEWATHEHMDFETDVLCPLCSREGFCYVNSLAVLPDGNILTIFRLINTVAIIDRGTGDIIWRWGSEELGHPHNPTLLENGNILIFDNGFHRKIHGIGFPFSRVVEVNPKSDRIEWEYRDRNPFSFFASIISGAQRLPNGNTLICEGTKGRIFEVTPDKEIVWEFVSPFYYFYRSDVFGINNFLFRAYRYGPDYEGLKGRSLDPGRFEWVLKEKGKPLVEEPEEKRREEVKSRLKRLGY; this is encoded by the coding sequence ATGTCCGTCAACATGAAACTCGTAACCACACATGATCCATCAAGGGCATATGAGGGTTATACCCTCTTCGGTCCCATGGGATCGCGGGATGTATATCTGGTGGATATGAAGGGCAACTTTGTTCACCACTGGAGGACCCCGCATAAGCTCTCACTTCAGGGGAAACTCTTGCGGAATGGAAATCTCCTCGTGGGCCAAAGGATTCCAGACGGGCCGATTGTCGATATGCCCGGATCAGGAGGAGAATTGCTGGAGCTCGACTGGGAGGGCAACGTGGTTTGGAGGTACGAGGACTTATACATTAACTCTCACGATTGGGACCGCATGGATAATGGAAATACCATGATAAGCCACTGGATGCCGTTGCCGGAGGAAGTGGCGGCGAGGGTCAAGGGCGGTCTCCCGGGCAGTGAGCGGGATGGGGTGATCTGGGGGGATTGTTTTCGGGAGATCACACCCGGAGGTGAAATCGTCTGGGAGTGGGCAACCCATGAACATATGGATTTTGAAACAGATGTTCTCTGTCCCCTGTGTTCACGGGAGGGTTTTTGCTATGTAAACTCTCTGGCCGTTCTGCCGGATGGGAACATCCTCACCATTTTCCGGCTCATCAACACGGTTGCGATCATCGACAGGGGTACGGGCGATATCATTTGGCGGTGGGGCTCCGAAGAACTCGGGCATCCACACAACCCGACCCTTTTGGAAAACGGGAACATCCTGATATTTGACAACGGGTTCCACAGGAAGATCCACGGCATAGGCTTCCCCTTTTCCCGTGTAGTCGAAGTCAACCCGAAGTCCGACCGAATTGAGTGGGAGTACAGGGACAGGAACCCCTTCTCATTTTTTGCGTCTATCATCAGCGGTGCCCAGCGGCTACCAAACGGCAATACCCTGATCTGCGAAGGCACAAAGGGACGAATTTTCGAGGTTACCCCCGACAAGGAGATCGTCTGGGAGTTCGTAAGCCCCTTCTACTACTTCTATCGCTCTGATGTCTTTGGAATCAATAATTTCTTGTTCCGAGCCTATCGGTATGGACCCGATTACGAAGGCCTTAAAGGAAGGAGCCTCGATCCTGGTCGGTTCGAATGGGTGTTGAAGGAGAAAGGCAAGCCTCTTGTGGAAGAGCCTGAGGAAAAGAGGAGGGAAGAGGTCAAAAGCCGTCTCAAACGGCTCGGATATTGA
- a CDS encoding PilZ domain-containing protein, with protein sequence MSVESRSHERRRSVRLRVNRPGSYTRFDEEGRPIEQRPVRSLNISAEGVGLESRYPVDPGEILRFTMALRDNSIRFRGKVIYVNRTEGEGIRFGVSIRDMSKTDRIALIRFIYYFDSPKTA encoded by the coding sequence ATGAGTGTTGAATCCCGCTCGCACGAGAGAAGGAGATCTGTCAGGCTACGAGTCAACCGCCCTGGCTCTTACACGCGGTTTGACGAGGAGGGAAGGCCAATTGAGCAGAGACCTGTGCGGTCTCTCAATATCAGTGCCGAGGGTGTGGGCCTCGAGAGCCGATACCCGGTCGATCCTGGAGAGATCCTCAGATTCACCATGGCTTTGAGAGACAATTCGATCAGATTCAGGGGAAAGGTAATCTACGTGAACAGGACAGAGGGGGAGGGGATCCGATTCGGTGTCTCGATCCGGGACATGTCAAAGACCGACAGAATAGCCCTGATCAGATTCATCTACTATTTCGATTCTCCCAAGACGGCCTAG
- a CDS encoding saccharopine dehydrogenase NADP-binding domain-containing protein yields MKVVCLGGAGAMGSSCVYDLHKGNYFDEIIIADASEDRARKVIGLMDGDSRFSFVRLDASDINSIESAISGADLILDSLPYDFVDNVMEAACRAGVSGVSINMVSDANSLAKYDSRLREKKKTVLLGNGGCATTCMLAVDQAKGFDEIDDIEFFWGMWRPITHSTVGLTETIIHDNGPCTRERSYWENGKIIDNIPPFGLSKEFEFPPPIGKQETYIIAHWEPETLSLVPLIKEKGTKRIFVRGIWHPTWTRLIRVMLENGIYEAEPVQVKGKSVSVFDALMSHIHRRYEETFQYPAEIEKAVGFVPQCILSVEIRGYRDGTPKKTTVHCRMPYPFFEGKKTTCPMEYGSYVGLPSSISLQMLSQGQVSVHGAMTIENSDASPASFLSELKKRGATFWYQEYSGGPGPSSPSGPIYAGTSEQPKEH; encoded by the coding sequence ATGAAGGTCGTTTGTCTTGGAGGTGCAGGCGCTATGGGATCATCGTGTGTATATGATCTCCATAAGGGCAACTATTTCGATGAAATCATAATTGCCGATGCAAGTGAAGACCGCGCCAGAAAAGTTATCGGCCTTATGGATGGTGATAGTCGTTTCTCGTTCGTAAGATTGGATGCCTCAGATATCAATAGCATTGAATCGGCCATAAGTGGTGCAGATCTGATATTAGATTCCCTGCCCTATGATTTCGTGGATAACGTTATGGAGGCAGCCTGCAGAGCGGGAGTAAGCGGAGTAAGTATTAACATGGTTTCAGACGCAAACAGTCTGGCGAAATATGACAGCAGGCTGAGAGAAAAGAAAAAGACCGTCCTCTTAGGAAATGGCGGATGCGCTACAACCTGCATGCTGGCAGTCGATCAGGCCAAAGGTTTTGATGAAATCGACGACATCGAGTTTTTCTGGGGGATGTGGCGACCGATAACGCATTCAACAGTCGGTCTTACGGAGACTATTATCCATGATAACGGTCCTTGCACGCGAGAACGTTCATACTGGGAAAATGGCAAAATTATTGATAACATTCCACCTTTCGGGCTCAGCAAGGAATTTGAATTTCCCCCGCCTATCGGAAAGCAAGAAACCTATATCATCGCGCATTGGGAACCCGAAACCCTTTCCCTTGTGCCGCTTATCAAGGAAAAGGGAACAAAGCGTATTTTCGTCAGGGGAATCTGGCACCCGACCTGGACGCGCCTTATTCGCGTGATGCTTGAAAATGGAATTTATGAAGCGGAGCCTGTCCAGGTGAAAGGCAAATCCGTGTCAGTATTTGATGCTCTTATGTCCCATATTCACCGTCGATATGAGGAGACATTCCAGTATCCAGCTGAAATAGAAAAGGCAGTTGGATTTGTGCCCCAGTGCATACTCTCCGTGGAAATCCGAGGCTACAGGGACGGAACACCTAAGAAGACGACCGTCCATTGTCGTATGCCATACCCTTTTTTTGAAGGCAAAAAGACTACCTGTCCAATGGAGTATGGCTCTTATGTAGGATTGCCCAGTTCGATTTCTCTTCAGATGCTTTCACAAGGGCAGGTAAGCGTTCACGGCGCAATGACGATAGAAAACTCGGATGCGTCCCCTGCGTCGTTTCTTTCTGAGCTGAAAAAACGAGGAGCCACATTTTGGTATCAAGAGTACTCTGGTGGTCCGGGCCCATCATCTCCAAGCGGGCCGATATATGCGGGTACCTCGGAACAACCAAAGGAGCACTGA
- a CDS encoding lytic transglycosylase F, with translation MSVKLKGRIETYQYRVLRGLFALILSTALAVPLVAVDIKTGSALEKSLLKNEPWTGDFDGMAGRRMIRALVVYSKTFYFLDRGRQRGATYELLREFEKFVNTRLKTKTLRVQVVFIPVSRDELLPGLVSGLGDIAAANLTITPGRLKHVDFSDPLFSGVRELLVTGPSAPAISSVEDLAGKEIHVRRSSSYYESLVRLNESFRKTNRHEMKLVPAPENFEDEDLLEMVNAGLIPMIIMDSHKAHFWAQVFDKIEVRSDIAVREGGRIAWAFRKKSPKLRAVVNEFVKGHKKGTLIGNILLKRYLKSTRYVKNSTSEQEMKKFNSMVEYFKKYAGEYGFDYLMIAALAYQESGLDQSKRSHAGAVGVMQILPSTAAGKNVGIPDIEKLEKNIHAGTKYLRFIVNQYYKDEPIDDLNKMLFAFASYNAGPARVKEFRRKAAAMGLDPNVWFHNVEIAAAKVVGRETVQYVSNIYKYYIAYSMVLSQLKRKEQMLKNQTS, from the coding sequence ATGTCGGTCAAGCTCAAGGGACGGATAGAGACCTATCAATACCGGGTTCTCAGGGGCCTTTTTGCTCTGATCCTATCGACGGCATTGGCCGTACCCCTCGTGGCGGTCGATATCAAGACCGGTTCTGCTCTGGAGAAATCCTTGTTGAAAAACGAGCCCTGGACGGGCGACTTCGATGGAATGGCCGGCCGACGAATGATCCGGGCGCTGGTGGTTTACAGCAAGACGTTTTACTTCCTGGATCGCGGCCGGCAGCGCGGAGCCACTTACGAGCTCCTCAGGGAGTTCGAGAAATTCGTCAACACGAGGTTGAAGACCAAGACTCTTAGAGTACAGGTCGTCTTCATCCCTGTCAGCCGCGACGAGCTCCTTCCCGGTCTGGTAAGTGGCCTTGGAGACATCGCTGCCGCAAACCTGACCATTACTCCCGGCCGCTTGAAGCACGTGGATTTTTCTGATCCACTGTTTTCGGGTGTCAGAGAACTGCTCGTGACCGGACCATCGGCACCGGCAATATCCAGCGTGGAAGATCTGGCAGGCAAAGAAATCCATGTTCGCAGGTCAAGCAGCTATTACGAGAGTCTGGTCCGGCTGAACGAATCGTTCAGGAAAACCAACAGGCACGAAATGAAGCTTGTTCCCGCACCGGAGAATTTCGAGGATGAGGACCTGCTCGAGATGGTCAATGCCGGTCTGATTCCGATGATCATCATGGACAGCCACAAGGCGCATTTCTGGGCCCAGGTCTTTGACAAGATCGAGGTACGTTCGGACATCGCCGTCCGGGAAGGCGGCCGGATCGCCTGGGCCTTCCGCAAGAAAAGCCCCAAGCTCAGAGCCGTGGTGAACGAATTCGTCAAGGGTCACAAGAAGGGAACGTTGATCGGCAATATCCTGCTCAAGCGCTATCTGAAGAGCACCAGATACGTGAAAAACTCGACTTCCGAACAAGAGATGAAGAAGTTCAATTCAATGGTAGAGTACTTCAAGAAGTACGCAGGAGAATACGGCTTCGACTACCTGATGATTGCAGCCCTGGCCTATCAGGAATCCGGGCTCGACCAGAGCAAGCGCAGCCATGCCGGCGCCGTCGGTGTTATGCAGATACTCCCTTCCACGGCTGCCGGCAAGAATGTCGGGATTCCCGACATTGAAAAACTCGAGAAGAACATTCACGCAGGCACGAAATACCTACGATTCATAGTCAACCAGTACTACAAAGACGAACCCATAGACGACCTGAACAAGATGCTCTTCGCCTTTGCATCATACAACGCCGGACCTGCCAGGGTGAAGGAATTCCGCAGGAAGGCGGCTGCCATGGGGCTGGATCCAAATGTGTGGTTTCACAACGTGGAGATTGCCGCCGCGAAGGTGGTCGGCCGCGAGACGGTCCAGTATGTCAGCAACATCTACAAGTACTACATAGCCTACAGCATGGTCCTCTCTCAATTGAAAAGGAAAGAGCAGATGTTGAAAAATCAAACAAGCTGA
- a CDS encoding TRAP transporter permease, translating to MKELENEKTPNFTALLSSEGQPTAKRLLAGLVLTFALVLNLYHLYAGYFGPPDAHTFRSVHLSLILVLTFLIKPFTRKTGGAMGKFGAVFDFILIALVVACQAYVSYDVNALANRIGELNRYDVVMGTIMIILTVEATRRVIGWPMVAICVIFLLHTAYTDRFFGFLYGPPTSWKNIIDMVVIQDQGLYGIPIMVSASYIMLFLIFGAVLIESRAGLFFTNIALALTGRQTGGPAKASVVASGLMGTLSGAAVANVVMTGSFTIPLMKRVGYRPSFAGAVEAAASSGGLIMPPIMGAAAFIMAMFLNKPYLQIAIAGAVPAVLYFFSIFCGVHFEAKRRGLTTVPKDELPDLWTEVKRGGHLFVSVIALIVLLAAGRSVPMAAFWAIACVFFLTFLRPETRLTPVRLLAVFERAASTAIPVAISCASAGIVVGCVFTSGVGVKFSGVIIALAHNQLWIALILTMLACIVLGTGLTVTAVYVTMVALTVPALIELGVSPLAAHFFCFYFGVASGLTPPVCIPAYVAAGVAEAPPMKTGVTAFTIGLAKYLLPYMFVFSDQLFLIGSFWSVFLAVSTATIGIVALSAGVAGYWKRPCNMLERGALLAASLLLIKPGLEGDLVGLGLVVLVFLFQWGFFSWRRAVDVSQG from the coding sequence ATGAAAGAACTAGAGAACGAGAAGACACCCAATTTTACCGCCCTGTTATCGTCAGAGGGCCAGCCCACGGCCAAGAGATTATTGGCCGGCTTGGTGTTGACCTTTGCCCTTGTGCTGAATCTCTACCACCTCTACGCCGGATATTTCGGCCCTCCCGATGCCCATACCTTTCGATCGGTCCACCTGTCGCTCATACTGGTGCTGACCTTTTTGATCAAACCTTTTACCAGGAAGACCGGCGGGGCCATGGGGAAGTTCGGCGCCGTCTTCGATTTCATCCTGATAGCTCTTGTGGTAGCTTGCCAGGCCTACGTCAGTTACGATGTCAATGCATTGGCCAACAGGATCGGTGAGCTGAACCGTTACGATGTGGTCATGGGCACCATCATGATCATCCTCACGGTAGAGGCGACACGGCGGGTGATCGGCTGGCCGATGGTGGCCATTTGCGTCATATTCCTTTTGCACACAGCCTACACGGACAGGTTTTTTGGTTTTCTTTATGGGCCTCCCACCTCTTGGAAAAACATCATCGATATGGTCGTCATCCAGGATCAGGGGTTGTACGGTATCCCGATCATGGTCTCGGCCTCTTACATCATGCTTTTCTTGATTTTTGGGGCGGTTCTCATTGAATCCAGAGCAGGGTTGTTCTTCACGAACATCGCCCTGGCTCTGACCGGACGGCAGACCGGAGGTCCCGCCAAGGCCTCAGTGGTTGCCAGCGGTTTGATGGGCACTCTGTCAGGGGCGGCGGTTGCCAACGTCGTGATGACCGGTTCTTTCACGATTCCTCTGATGAAGAGAGTCGGGTATCGTCCCTCGTTTGCCGGGGCGGTTGAAGCCGCCGCATCGAGCGGAGGGCTGATCATGCCTCCGATAATGGGTGCGGCCGCTTTTATTATGGCCATGTTCCTGAACAAGCCCTATCTGCAAATCGCAATCGCAGGGGCCGTGCCTGCTGTTCTGTATTTCTTCTCCATTTTCTGCGGAGTTCATTTCGAGGCGAAGCGCAGGGGTCTCACCACCGTGCCAAAAGATGAACTACCCGATTTGTGGACCGAGGTCAAACGGGGCGGGCACCTCTTTGTCTCGGTCATTGCTCTGATTGTTCTCCTGGCAGCCGGTCGCAGCGTACCAATGGCCGCCTTTTGGGCTATTGCATGCGTCTTTTTTCTCACCTTTCTGCGTCCCGAGACCAGGCTCACGCCGGTCAGACTGCTGGCCGTGTTCGAGAGAGCGGCATCCACGGCGATCCCGGTGGCCATATCGTGCGCCAGCGCAGGGATCGTCGTCGGTTGCGTCTTTACCTCGGGCGTGGGCGTGAAGTTTTCGGGAGTGATCATTGCACTGGCTCATAACCAGCTATGGATAGCCCTGATCCTGACTATGCTCGCCTGTATAGTCCTGGGCACGGGCCTTACGGTAACCGCCGTTTACGTCACCATGGTGGCTTTGACCGTGCCGGCCCTGATCGAATTGGGTGTATCACCGTTGGCCGCGCACTTTTTCTGTTTCTATTTCGGCGTGGCCTCAGGGTTGACGCCTCCGGTATGCATTCCGGCTTATGTCGCAGCAGGTGTGGCCGAGGCGCCTCCCATGAAGACGGGTGTTACCGCTTTTACCATAGGCCTGGCCAAGTACCTGCTGCCGTATATGTTCGTCTTCTCTGACCAGCTCTTTCTTATCGGATCTTTCTGGTCGGTTTTCCTGGCAGTGAGCACGGCGACCATCGGCATCGTCGCTCTGTCCGCGGGCGTTGCTGGTTACTGGAAAAGACCGTGCAATATGCTCGAAAGAGGCGCTCTTTTGGCGGCTTCTCTGCTTCTTATCAAGCCGGGACTCGAGGGTGACCTGGTCGGACTGGGTCTGGTTGTCCTGGTTTTTCTTTTCCAGTGGGGATTCTTTTCATGGAGGAGGGCCGTTGATGTTTCACAGGGGTAG
- the orn gene encoding oligoribonuclease translates to MRDQGNLVWMDMEMTGLDPESCYILEVGTLITTAELEPVSDGLSFAIFQSEQVLESMDPWCIRQHTRSGLLDRVRESGVTLQEAEGALLKFIRRFCYKRKSPLCGNSICQDRRFLVRYMPQVEEYLHYRNIDVSSIKELVNRWYPRELHFQKKKRAHRVLDDISQSIAELEYYRTQFFPDKGHQDGR, encoded by the coding sequence ATGCGAGACCAAGGCAACCTCGTCTGGATGGACATGGAGATGACCGGGCTCGACCCCGAATCCTGTTACATCCTTGAAGTGGGGACCCTCATTACCACGGCGGAGCTGGAACCGGTGTCGGATGGTCTTTCATTTGCGATATTCCAGAGTGAACAAGTCCTGGAGTCGATGGATCCATGGTGCATCAGGCAACACACACGGTCGGGGCTGCTCGATCGAGTACGGGAATCGGGAGTCACGCTTCAGGAGGCCGAAGGGGCATTGTTGAAATTCATCCGCCGGTTCTGTTACAAGAGAAAATCCCCGCTGTGCGGCAACTCCATCTGCCAGGACAGGAGGTTTCTTGTCAGATACATGCCCCAAGTCGAGGAATATCTCCATTACCGGAATATCGATGTAAGTTCTATAAAGGAGTTGGTGAATCGCTGGTACCCAAGGGAGTTGCATTTCCAGAAAAAGAAACGCGCTCACCGTGTTCTCGATGACATCTCACAGTCTATCGCAGAGTTGGAATATTACCGGACGCAGTTCTTCCCTGACAAAGGGCATCAGGACGGACGATAA
- a CDS encoding penicillin acylase family protein, with the protein MRKWLLIVAVIVTVAIVAAAGLGYLWFRHALGKSLPEVSGEITLPGLRQGVEIIRDDYGVPHIYAGNEPDLYFALGYAMAQDRLWQMEFYRRLGEGRLAEVLGRELVKVDRYVRTLSAAGANREIPEELAFVFESFAEGVNAYIDTHRDRLPFEFRLLRYSPEPWKADDYLSIMKVVNWGLSSGWRVDLTAARILEKVGEERLRDAFPVWPGDAPFVVPSETKALSGFSSHGSEAARLVEGLMGFPIGAASNNWVVSGKKSVTGRPILANDPHLELTNPSLFWEVHLVCPGIDVSGVAIPGTPGVSLGHNRHVAWGITNVMVDDVDFYIEKINPRDPRQYWYKDHWEKMRVVKETIRVRGGKPVEMEILLTRHGPIIQDLRGGPAGRAISARWSFPELPQPAEATYLLAKAGNVAEVQEALSLWTTPGQNFVFADTGGNIGYWCCAAIPIRSKGDGLLPVPGWTGEYEWKGYVPFEEKPHLINPETGFIATANNRVAGKDYPYFISRYWEPADRVTRIHQMLTTKGKLSVEDFKRMQQDVYCLSASEMVPKMVEVLERRLTGREARRARDILSRWDFRMTKESVGACLFEVTYRKMMENTFKDELGDALFRDYLETASFPPRAMRKMFEKGSSAWFDDVGTPEKETMEDILARSLAQTLSELKGSLGSDMDRWTWGRIHRLTFEHVLGKKKPLNWIFNLGPFPLGGNNLTVNVSRYPYANPYAPNVGPSVRMIVDLSGLDRSLRVLPTGESGHLGSKHYKDQLGLYLGGGYHPDWTGRKAVEEHSRAVLVLKPPS; encoded by the coding sequence TTGAGAAAGTGGCTCCTGATCGTCGCCGTCATAGTGACCGTTGCAATCGTGGCCGCAGCAGGGCTGGGGTACCTCTGGTTCAGGCATGCACTCGGGAAGTCCCTGCCCGAGGTCTCGGGAGAGATAACCCTGCCCGGCCTGAGACAGGGTGTCGAAATCATCAGAGACGACTATGGGGTGCCGCACATTTACGCCGGCAACGAGCCCGACCTCTACTTTGCCCTCGGCTATGCGATGGCTCAGGACCGGCTCTGGCAGATGGAATTCTACCGGAGGTTGGGGGAGGGGCGTCTGGCAGAGGTGTTGGGCAGGGAACTCGTCAAAGTGGATCGCTATGTGAGAACGCTTTCGGCCGCTGGTGCGAACAGGGAGATCCCTGAGGAGCTCGCCTTTGTTTTTGAGTCTTTTGCCGAGGGAGTAAACGCCTACATCGACACTCACCGAGATCGGCTTCCTTTTGAGTTCAGGTTGTTGAGATACAGCCCAGAGCCCTGGAAGGCGGATGACTATCTCTCCATTATGAAGGTGGTCAATTGGGGGTTAAGCAGCGGCTGGCGTGTGGATCTGACGGCAGCGAGGATCTTGGAAAAGGTGGGAGAGGAGAGACTTAGGGATGCCTTCCCCGTATGGCCTGGTGATGCGCCTTTTGTGGTCCCTTCCGAGACCAAGGCTCTGTCGGGATTCTCGAGCCATGGATCGGAGGCGGCCCGTCTGGTTGAGGGGCTGATGGGTTTCCCAATAGGGGCTGCCAGCAACAACTGGGTGGTCTCGGGCAAGAAATCGGTCACGGGTAGACCGATTCTGGCTAACGACCCTCATCTTGAGCTGACAAATCCTTCGCTCTTTTGGGAGGTGCACCTGGTATGCCCGGGCATCGATGTGTCGGGAGTAGCCATTCCGGGAACCCCTGGGGTTTCCCTTGGGCATAACAGGCACGTGGCCTGGGGGATCACCAACGTCATGGTGGACGATGTGGACTTCTACATAGAAAAGATCAACCCCCGCGATCCTAGGCAGTATTGGTACAAAGACCACTGGGAGAAGATGAGAGTGGTCAAGGAGACCATTCGAGTAAGGGGAGGGAAGCCCGTCGAGATGGAGATCCTCCTCACTCGCCACGGTCCCATTATTCAGGATTTGCGAGGAGGGCCGGCAGGGCGAGCCATCTCGGCGAGATGGTCATTTCCCGAGCTCCCCCAGCCAGCAGAGGCCACGTACCTGTTGGCCAAGGCCGGGAATGTAGCCGAGGTGCAGGAGGCGCTCAGCTTGTGGACAACGCCGGGCCAGAATTTCGTCTTTGCAGACACTGGCGGAAATATCGGATACTGGTGCTGTGCTGCCATCCCCATCCGCTCAAAAGGTGATGGTCTGCTTCCCGTGCCGGGATGGACCGGAGAGTACGAGTGGAAGGGTTACGTGCCTTTTGAGGAGAAGCCCCATCTGATCAATCCTGAGACGGGGTTCATAGCCACGGCAAACAACAGAGTTGCGGGAAAAGACTACCCGTATTTTATCAGCCGTTACTGGGAGCCGGCTGATCGGGTCACCCGCATCCACCAGATGCTCACGACCAAGGGAAAGCTCTCTGTTGAGGATTTCAAGAGAATGCAGCAGGATGTCTATTGCCTGTCGGCCTCCGAAATGGTTCCAAAAATGGTCGAAGTTCTCGAGCGGCGGCTGACCGGTAGGGAGGCACGCAGGGCACGCGACATTCTATCCAGGTGGGATTTCAGGATGACCAAGGAGAGCGTGGGTGCGTGCCTTTTCGAGGTGACCTACCGGAAGATGATGGAAAACACCTTCAAGGACGAGCTGGGCGATGCGCTCTTCCGTGACTATCTGGAAACGGCCTCTTTCCCTCCCAGGGCCATGAGAAAGATGTTCGAGAAGGGCTCATCGGCCTGGTTCGATGACGTGGGCACGCCGGAAAAGGAGACGATGGAGGATATCCTGGCCAGAAGCCTGGCCCAGACCCTCTCGGAGTTGAAAGGATCTCTCGGAAGTGACATGGACAGATGGACTTGGGGGCGGATCCACCGGCTGACCTTTGAGCATGTCCTCGGCAAAAAGAAGCCTCTCAACTGGATATTCAATCTGGGCCCTTTCCCTCTTGGGGGGAACAACCTTACCGTTAACGTAAGCAGATACCCTTACGCCAACCCGTACGCCCCGAACGTCGGACCTTCGGTGAGGATGATCGTCGATCTCTCCGGCTTGGATCGATCTCTGAGGGTTCTCCCCACAGGCGAGTCGGGTCACCTGGGAAGCAAACACTACAAGGACCAGCTCGGGCTCTATCTTGGAGGTGGATATCATCCGGACTGGACCGGGCGGAAGGCCGTTGAGGAACACAGCCGGGCCGTGCTGGTCCTGAAGCCCCCGTCCTAG
- a CDS encoding TAXI family TRAP transporter solute-binding subunit: protein MRKAVFFLLIGLWLGISVFGFFGTNASWAGEVRFIKIATGNPAGRWYPFGAKLAELINTRIKNGPNASVTAGGGVSNCKAVDKNEVQLAITYGATSYNAAVGKPPFKKRLKNIRGLGIIELSYYNAVVRRDGGIKSFADLRNKKIAAGRPGFFSAVTTENVLKAYGLSFDEIRKSGGTVSNVSWSDAAEMMKDRNIDFIGVLTGIPHHTILSLTTAVKINLLSIDKEHQKIILENEPGYLIKVIPANTYPGVTRDTVTLSTDTQFICNKDLPDDLVYQITKLFYEEVPKFKEAFKQFGEVDYRRGYADIKVPMHPGAKRYFDEKLK from the coding sequence ATGAGAAAAGCTGTTTTCTTTTTGTTGATCGGCCTGTGGTTGGGAATCAGCGTGTTCGGGTTCTTTGGAACGAATGCCTCGTGGGCCGGGGAGGTCAGATTCATAAAGATAGCTACCGGCAACCCTGCTGGCCGGTGGTATCCTTTTGGGGCAAAGCTGGCAGAGCTGATCAATACCAGGATCAAGAACGGGCCGAACGCATCCGTCACGGCAGGAGGCGGGGTGTCCAACTGTAAGGCCGTGGACAAGAATGAGGTCCAGTTGGCCATCACCTATGGGGCCACCAGCTACAATGCGGCTGTTGGAAAACCCCCTTTCAAGAAGAGACTCAAGAATATCCGCGGACTGGGTATTATCGAGCTGTCCTATTACAATGCCGTGGTTCGGCGCGACGGCGGGATCAAGTCCTTTGCCGATCTCAGGAACAAGAAGATCGCCGCGGGTCGTCCCGGATTCTTCTCAGCCGTGACGACCGAGAACGTTTTGAAAGCCTATGGGTTGAGTTTTGACGAAATAAGAAAGTCAGGGGGGACCGTCAGCAACGTAAGTTGGTCGGACGCCGCGGAAATGATGAAAGACCGCAACATCGATTTCATAGGTGTTCTCACCGGCATCCCACACCACACCATCCTCAGCCTTACTACAGCCGTAAAGATCAACCTGCTCTCCATCGACAAAGAGCACCAGAAGATAATCCTGGAGAACGAGCCTGGATACCTGATCAAGGTCATTCCGGCGAATACCTATCCAGGGGTGACAAGAGACACCGTAACGTTGTCTACAGACACGCAGTTCATCTGCAACAAAGACCTGCCTGATGACCTTGTCTACCAAATAACCAAGCTTTTCTACGAGGAAGTCCCGAAGTTCAAGGAGGCTTTCAAGCAATTTGGAGAGGTCGACTACAGGAGAGGTTACGCAGACATCAAAGTGCCCATGCATCCCGGTGCGAAGAGGTACTTCGACGAAAAACTGAAGTAG